One stretch of Micromonospora echinospora DNA includes these proteins:
- a CDS encoding MFS transporter, giving the protein MGARESIRTAVRHVVPPAGLTRALAVQAMVFAVGHGVFLAGSTVFFTRALGLSPAQVGLGLSLAAGASLLGTVPLGGLTDRYGPQRVWVVCLLLDAGLFAAYPFAGGFAGFLAVVMALAVTGAATGVARQVYSINVLRPEERVTAMAYQRSSKNVGFGMGALISGLVLAVDTIWAYRGMVWFIAVVLLVTAVFVRRLPRLPEVTRPTEPTSRLAVLRDRPFMTVALLSGLLSAHQTLYVTVLPLWILTRTDAPKAIIAALVLLNTVLIVLFQVRASRGADTAPGAARASRRGAVLIAAFCVVLPVSGATRGALTVVALVAAATVLILAEMIESAGTWGLTATLPPAAHRGAYVGAFGLGSQVQLLIAPAGLTALGVSTGGWGWYPAAAIFTLVGLVIVPAVARVERTPRLPAVATSTGSVTLVP; this is encoded by the coding sequence ATGGGGGCCAGAGAGAGCATCCGCACCGCCGTCCGTCACGTCGTACCGCCGGCCGGCCTGACCCGCGCCCTGGCCGTGCAGGCCATGGTGTTCGCCGTCGGTCACGGCGTCTTCCTGGCCGGCAGCACCGTCTTCTTCACCCGCGCGCTCGGGCTGAGTCCGGCCCAGGTGGGGCTCGGCCTGTCACTCGCCGCCGGGGCGTCCCTGCTCGGCACCGTGCCGCTGGGCGGGCTCACCGACCGGTACGGGCCGCAGCGGGTGTGGGTCGTCTGCCTGCTGCTCGACGCCGGGCTGTTCGCGGCGTACCCGTTCGCCGGCGGCTTCGCCGGGTTCCTCGCCGTGGTGATGGCGCTGGCCGTGACGGGCGCGGCGACCGGCGTGGCCCGCCAGGTCTACTCGATCAACGTGCTGCGGCCGGAGGAACGGGTCACCGCGATGGCCTACCAGCGCTCCTCGAAGAACGTCGGCTTCGGGATGGGCGCGCTGATCAGCGGCCTGGTGCTGGCCGTCGACACGATCTGGGCGTACCGCGGGATGGTCTGGTTCATCGCCGTGGTCCTGCTGGTGACCGCCGTCTTCGTGCGCCGGCTGCCGCGGCTGCCGGAGGTGACCCGCCCGACCGAGCCGACGAGCCGGCTCGCGGTGCTGCGGGACCGGCCGTTCATGACTGTCGCGCTGCTGTCCGGGCTGCTCAGCGCGCACCAGACGCTCTACGTGACGGTGCTGCCGCTGTGGATCCTCACCCGTACCGACGCGCCGAAGGCGATCATCGCCGCGCTGGTGCTGCTCAACACCGTACTGATCGTGCTGTTCCAGGTGCGGGCCAGCCGGGGCGCGGACACCGCGCCGGGCGCGGCCCGGGCCTCCCGCCGGGGCGCGGTGCTGATCGCCGCGTTCTGCGTGGTCCTGCCGGTCTCCGGCGCGACCCGGGGAGCGCTCACCGTGGTGGCGCTGGTGGCCGCCGCGACGGTGCTCATCCTGGCCGAGATGATCGAGTCGGCGGGCACCTGGGGACTCACCGCCACGCTGCCGCCCGCCGCCCACCGCGGCGCGTACGTCGGCGCGTTCGGGCTCGGCTCCCAGGTGCAGCTCCTGATCGCGCCGGCCGGGCTGACCGCGCTCGGCGTGAGCACCGGCGGCTGGGGCTGGTACCCGGCCGCGGCGATCTTCACCCTGGTCGGACTGGTGATCGTGCCCGCGGTGGCCCGGGTGGAACGGACCCCCCGGCTACCGGCAGTGGCGACGTCCACCGGATCAGTGACACTGGTCCCATAG
- a CDS encoding HNH endonuclease family protein, with the protein MRTRSGARAGLAAALSAVLALGVAGCEVSVTEPEATPSASGNINKQLGELTVASAGSMKGYSRSRFPHWRGTGKNCDVRDSVLQRDGEGIKLSGCNVVGGRWESVYDGVVLTDPSGVDIDHTVPLAAAWRSGAEEWDDSKRGDFANDLTRPQLIAVSARSNRAKGDQDPSQWKPPNRSSWCQYAADWVTVKHYWRLTVTSAEKAALTDMLEGCTWASKP; encoded by the coding sequence GTGCGTACGAGATCAGGAGCCCGAGCCGGGCTGGCCGCCGCGCTGAGCGCGGTGCTCGCCCTCGGCGTGGCCGGCTGCGAGGTGTCGGTCACCGAGCCGGAGGCGACGCCGAGCGCCTCCGGGAACATCAACAAGCAGCTCGGTGAGCTGACCGTGGCATCCGCCGGGTCGATGAAGGGCTACAGCCGCTCACGCTTCCCGCACTGGCGGGGCACCGGCAAGAACTGCGACGTACGCGACAGCGTGCTGCAGCGCGACGGCGAGGGCATCAAGCTGTCCGGCTGCAACGTGGTGGGCGGCCGATGGGAGAGCGTCTACGACGGGGTGGTGCTGACCGACCCGTCGGGCGTGGACATCGACCACACTGTGCCGCTGGCCGCCGCGTGGCGTTCCGGGGCGGAGGAGTGGGACGACTCGAAGCGCGGCGACTTCGCCAACGACCTGACCCGGCCGCAGCTCATCGCGGTTTCGGCGCGGTCCAACCGGGCAAAGGGTGACCAGGATCCGTCCCAGTGGAAGCCACCGAACCGGTCGTCCTGGTGCCAGTACGCGGCGGACTGGGTGACGGTCAAGCACTACTGGCGGCTGACTGTGACAAGTGCCGAGAAGGCCGCTCTCACCGACATGCTGGAGGGCTGCACATGGGCGAGCAAACCGTGA
- the leuA gene encoding 2-isopropylmalate synthase — protein sequence MAQPVTETDPFARQRPSRMPVHRYVPYDRQFDIDLPDRSWPTRRVEAAPRWCAVDLRDGNQALIDPMSPERKRRMFQLLVQMGYKEIEVGFPSASQTDYDFVRQLIEQDLIPEDVTIQVLTQCREHLIERTFESLRGARRAIVHFYNSTSTLQRRVVFGLDRDGITDIATQGARLCQKYAEIHTPDTDIHYEYSPESYTGTELEYALEVCSAVIDVIDPTPDRKLIINLPATVEMAMPNVYADSIEWMHRRLPRRDSLVLSLHPHNDRGTGVAAAELGLLAGADRIEGCLFGNGERTGNVDLVTLGLNMFSQGIDPMIDFSNIDEIKRAVEYCNQLPVHERHPYAGDLVYTAFSGSHQDAINKGFAALNADATAAGVPVDDFTWAVPYLPIDPKDLGRTYEAVIRVNSQSGKGGVAYIMKTEHQFDLPRRLQIEFSGVVQQVTDHDGGEVEPGAMWEIFARNYLVDHQVDPAVKLAEYTIGTVDGKVEIDARVGFGGETRALTAVGNGPIDAYVNALQSLGVAVRVLDYHEHALSSGGDAQAAAYVECEVDGRTVWGVGVDANIVTASIKAVTSAVNRTRA from the coding sequence ATGGCTCAACCTGTCACTGAGACCGATCCGTTCGCCCGCCAGCGCCCCAGCCGGATGCCGGTCCACCGCTACGTCCCGTACGACAGGCAGTTCGACATCGACCTGCCGGACCGCTCCTGGCCGACCCGCCGCGTCGAGGCCGCGCCCCGCTGGTGCGCCGTCGACCTCCGCGACGGCAACCAGGCGCTGATCGACCCGATGTCGCCCGAGCGCAAGCGGCGGATGTTCCAGCTCCTGGTGCAGATGGGCTACAAGGAGATCGAGGTCGGCTTCCCGTCGGCGAGCCAGACCGACTACGACTTCGTACGGCAGCTGATCGAGCAGGACCTGATTCCCGAGGACGTCACCATCCAGGTGCTGACCCAGTGCCGGGAGCACCTGATCGAGCGGACCTTCGAGTCGCTGCGCGGCGCCCGCCGGGCCATCGTGCACTTCTACAACTCCACCTCGACGCTGCAGCGCCGGGTGGTCTTCGGCCTGGACCGCGACGGCATCACCGACATCGCCACCCAGGGCGCGCGGCTGTGCCAGAAGTACGCGGAGATCCACACGCCGGACACCGACATCCACTACGAGTACTCGCCGGAGTCCTACACGGGCACCGAGCTGGAGTACGCGCTGGAGGTCTGCTCGGCGGTGATCGACGTGATCGACCCGACGCCGGACCGCAAGCTGATCATCAACCTGCCCGCCACCGTCGAGATGGCGATGCCGAACGTCTACGCCGACTCCATCGAGTGGATGCACCGGCGCCTGCCCCGGCGGGACAGCCTGGTGCTGAGCCTGCACCCGCACAACGACCGGGGCACCGGCGTGGCCGCCGCCGAGCTGGGCCTGCTGGCCGGCGCCGACCGGATCGAGGGCTGCCTGTTCGGCAACGGTGAGCGCACCGGCAACGTCGACCTGGTCACGCTGGGCCTGAACATGTTCTCCCAGGGCATCGACCCGATGATCGACTTCTCGAACATCGACGAGATCAAGCGCGCCGTCGAATACTGCAACCAGCTGCCGGTGCACGAGCGCCACCCGTACGCGGGCGACCTGGTCTACACCGCGTTCTCCGGCTCCCACCAGGACGCGATCAACAAGGGCTTCGCCGCGCTGAACGCCGACGCGACGGCGGCCGGCGTACCGGTCGACGACTTCACCTGGGCGGTGCCCTACCTGCCGATCGACCCGAAGGACCTGGGCCGCACCTACGAGGCGGTCATCCGGGTCAACTCGCAGTCCGGCAAGGGCGGCGTCGCGTACATCATGAAGACCGAGCACCAGTTCGACCTGCCGCGCCGCCTCCAGATCGAGTTCTCCGGCGTGGTGCAGCAGGTCACCGACCACGACGGCGGCGAGGTCGAGCCCGGCGCGATGTGGGAGATCTTCGCCCGCAACTACCTGGTCGACCACCAGGTGGACCCGGCCGTGAAGCTGGCCGAGTACACGATCGGCACCGTCGACGGCAAGGTCGAGATCGACGCCCGCGTCGGCTTCGGCGGCGAGACCCGCGCGCTCACCGCCGTCGGCAACGGCCCGATCGACGCGTACGTCAACGCGTTGCAGTCCCTGGGCGTGGCGGTACGGGTGCTCGACTACCACGAGCACGCGCTGTCCTCCGGTGGGGACGCGCAGGCCGCCGCGTACGTGGAGTGCGAGGTGGACGGTCGTACGGTGTGGGGCGTCGGGGTGGACGCGAACATCGTCACCGCCTCGATCAAGGCGGTAACGAGCGCGGTGAACCGCACCCGCGCCTGA
- a CDS encoding ABC transporter permease — translation MFRFIVRRLLQLIPTLLGLSVLLFIWLRRLPGGPETAILGERGTPETRAAIRRNLGLDEPILVQYARFLRRMIRLDLGTSTGTKRAVTTEFVERFPGTVELTVMALVLAVGIGIPLGYLAARRRGQFLDHASVGGSLIGICIPVFFLAYVLKAIFAENLGWFPSSGRQDPTIGATRVTNFFVLDGIMTREWDAAADALWHLVLPGIALASIPLAIIVRITRASVLEVLNEDFVRTAEAKGLTERTVRRRHVLRNAMLPVATSIGLQAGLLLSGAVLTETVFAFSGIGAFVAESISQRDYPVLMGFIMIIAVVYVLVNLLVDLSYSVIDPRVRVR, via the coding sequence GTGTTCCGGTTCATCGTCAGACGCCTGCTACAGCTGATACCAACGCTGTTGGGGCTCTCCGTCCTGCTGTTCATCTGGCTCCGCCGGCTTCCCGGCGGACCCGAGACCGCGATCCTCGGTGAACGGGGCACGCCCGAGACGCGCGCCGCGATCCGGCGCAACCTCGGCCTCGACGAGCCGATCCTGGTCCAGTACGCCCGCTTCCTGCGGCGGATGATCCGGCTCGACCTGGGCACCTCGACCGGCACGAAGCGGGCTGTCACCACAGAGTTCGTGGAGCGGTTCCCCGGCACCGTCGAGCTGACCGTCATGGCCCTGGTGCTGGCGGTCGGCATCGGGATCCCGCTCGGCTACCTCGCCGCACGCCGCCGCGGCCAGTTCCTCGACCACGCCTCCGTCGGCGGATCGCTCATCGGCATCTGCATCCCGGTCTTCTTCCTGGCGTACGTGCTCAAGGCGATCTTCGCCGAGAACCTGGGCTGGTTCCCCTCCAGCGGCCGGCAGGACCCGACCATCGGGGCGACCCGGGTCACCAACTTCTTCGTCCTCGACGGGATCATGACCCGCGAGTGGGACGCCGCCGCCGACGCGCTCTGGCACCTCGTGCTGCCGGGCATCGCGCTGGCGAGCATCCCGCTCGCGATCATCGTCCGGATCACCCGGGCCAGCGTCCTGGAGGTGCTCAACGAGGACTTCGTCCGGACCGCCGAGGCCAAGGGCCTGACCGAGCGGACCGTCCGTCGCCGGCACGTGCTGCGTAACGCCATGCTGCCGGTGGCCACCTCGATCGGTCTGCAGGCCGGTCTCCTGCTCTCCGGCGCGGTGCTCACCGAGACCGTGTTCGCCTTCAGCGGCATCGGCGCGTTCGTCGCCGAGTCGATCAGTCAGCGCGACTACCCGGTGCTGATGGGCTTCATCATGATCATTGCGGTGGTGTACGTGCTGGTGAATCTCCTGGTCGACCTCTCCTACAGCGTGATCGACCCGAGGGTGAGGGTGCGATGA
- a CDS encoding MFS transporter produces the protein MTAPAPALRTGSAAGRGTLLAAILASGMVFLDSTVVNVALPRLGAELDATVAGLQWTVNGYLLMLAAFVLLGGALGDRFGRRRIFLLGVVWFAVASVLCGLAQDTGWLVAARFLQGAGGALLTPGSLSVLQASFHPDDRGRAIGTWSGLSGVSTALGPLLGGWLIDTLSWRWIFFVNLPLAVGVVLAALRWVPESRDEEISRTGGGRRFDVTGALLGALALGGVTYALIDAPAQGASPAVLVAAVLGVVAVVAFVLVERRRGDTAMLPTGLFSSRLFSVLNIFTVVVYAALGGFTFFLAVYLQNVVGWSALLTGLATVPMTVLLLVGSPHAGALSARIGPRLPLTVGPVLAAVGLLLLRRVGPGASYWVDVLPGVALFGAGLTLVVAPLTTSVLGAVSDRFAGVASGFNNAASRAGGLLAVAALPLLVGLSGTGYEQKGALADAYRGALAWCAGLLLAGAVLAAVLIHRPRRGR, from the coding sequence GTGACCGCACCCGCTCCCGCGCTGCGCACCGGCTCCGCCGCCGGACGCGGCACGCTGCTCGCCGCGATCCTCGCCTCCGGCATGGTGTTCCTGGACAGCACGGTCGTCAACGTCGCGCTGCCACGCCTCGGCGCCGAGCTGGACGCCACAGTCGCCGGTCTCCAGTGGACCGTGAACGGCTACCTGCTCATGCTGGCCGCGTTCGTGCTGCTCGGCGGCGCGCTCGGGGACCGGTTCGGCCGGCGGCGGATCTTCCTGCTCGGCGTGGTCTGGTTCGCGGTGGCGTCGGTACTCTGCGGGCTGGCCCAGGACACCGGCTGGCTCGTCGCCGCCCGGTTCCTCCAGGGCGCGGGCGGCGCGCTGCTCACCCCCGGGTCGCTGTCGGTGCTCCAGGCCAGCTTCCACCCGGACGACCGGGGCCGGGCCATCGGCACCTGGTCCGGACTGTCCGGGGTGTCCACAGCGCTCGGTCCGCTGCTCGGCGGCTGGCTCATCGACACGCTCTCCTGGCGGTGGATCTTCTTCGTCAACCTGCCGCTGGCGGTCGGCGTGGTGCTCGCCGCGCTGCGCTGGGTGCCGGAGAGCCGCGACGAGGAGATCTCGCGTACCGGAGGCGGTCGGCGGTTCGACGTGACCGGGGCGCTGCTCGGCGCGCTCGCGCTCGGCGGAGTCACGTATGCGCTGATCGACGCCCCGGCGCAGGGCGCCTCCCCGGCGGTGCTGGTCGCGGCGGTGCTCGGGGTGGTCGCCGTGGTGGCCTTCGTGCTGGTCGAGCGGCGGCGCGGCGACACCGCGATGCTGCCCACCGGGCTGTTCTCCAGCCGGCTGTTCTCCGTGCTGAACATCTTCACGGTGGTCGTGTACGCCGCGCTCGGCGGGTTCACCTTCTTCCTCGCCGTCTACCTGCAGAACGTGGTCGGCTGGTCGGCGCTGCTCACCGGCCTGGCCACGGTGCCGATGACGGTGCTGCTGCTGGTCGGCTCGCCGCACGCGGGCGCGCTGTCGGCCCGCATCGGCCCCCGGCTGCCGCTCACCGTCGGTCCGGTGCTCGCCGCCGTGGGTCTGCTGTTGCTGCGCCGGGTCGGGCCGGGCGCGTCGTACTGGGTGGACGTGCTGCCGGGCGTGGCGCTGTTCGGCGCCGGGCTCACGCTCGTGGTGGCGCCGCTGACCACGTCGGTGCTCGGCGCGGTCTCCGACCGGTTCGCCGGGGTGGCGAGCGGCTTCAACAACGCCGCGTCCCGGGCCGGCGGCCTGCTCGCGGTGGCCGCGCTGCCGCTGCTGGTCGGGCTGTCGGGCACCGGGTACGAGCAGAAGGGCGCGCTGGCCGACGCGTACCGGGGGGCGTTGGCGTGGTGCGCGGGGCTGCTGCTGGCAGGCGCGGTGCTCGCCGCCGTGCTCATCCACCGCCCCCGGCGCGGGCGTTAA
- a CDS encoding ABC transporter ATP-binding protein, which translates to MALLEVDDLSVTFARRGQRTVHAVDGVSFSVDAGEVVGLVGESGCGKSVTSLAIMGLLPKQPGLRVGGKAVFDGTDLLQLDDRSRRDIRGRDVAMIFQDPLSSLNPVIPIGLQVTEVLTRHRGMKGEAATKEAAALLDRVGIPDPRRRLKEYPHQLSGGMRQRALIAMAVACQPRLLIADEPTTALDVTIQAQILELLKDLVRDSGTALVMITHDLGVVAGMCDTINVLYAGRVVETATRRPLFRQPRHPYTEGLLGSVPRLDAGRGERLNPIPGSVRDVLPWPDGCAFAPRCARRVDECVGEPPELVLTHDARSYRCVNPVPIPGLTPEADVRATEPTTAEPGTVPAQAEPADPPAVPGFGPAPREEETP; encoded by the coding sequence ATGGCACTGCTCGAAGTGGACGACCTCTCCGTCACGTTCGCCCGGCGTGGGCAGCGCACCGTGCACGCGGTGGACGGGGTGTCCTTCTCGGTCGACGCCGGCGAGGTGGTCGGCCTGGTCGGCGAGTCCGGCTGCGGCAAGAGCGTCACGTCGCTGGCGATCATGGGGCTGCTGCCCAAGCAGCCGGGCCTGCGGGTCGGCGGCAAGGCGGTCTTCGACGGCACCGACCTGCTCCAGCTCGACGACCGGTCCCGCCGCGACATCCGCGGCCGGGACGTGGCGATGATCTTCCAGGATCCGCTCTCCTCGCTGAACCCGGTCATCCCGATCGGGCTCCAGGTGACCGAGGTGCTGACCCGCCACCGGGGAATGAAGGGCGAGGCGGCCACCAAGGAAGCCGCCGCGCTGCTCGACCGGGTGGGCATCCCGGACCCGCGCCGCCGGCTCAAGGAGTACCCGCACCAGCTCTCCGGCGGCATGCGGCAGCGGGCGCTGATCGCCATGGCGGTCGCCTGCCAGCCCCGGCTGCTGATCGCCGACGAGCCGACCACCGCGCTCGACGTCACCATCCAGGCGCAGATCCTGGAACTGCTGAAGGACCTGGTCCGCGACTCCGGCACCGCGCTGGTGATGATCACCCACGACCTCGGCGTGGTGGCCGGCATGTGCGACACCATCAACGTGCTCTACGCCGGCCGGGTGGTGGAGACGGCCACCCGCCGTCCGCTGTTCCGCCAGCCCCGGCACCCGTACACCGAAGGTCTGCTCGGTTCGGTGCCCCGCCTGGACGCCGGCCGCGGCGAACGGCTCAACCCCATCCCCGGCTCGGTACGCGACGTGCTGCCCTGGCCGGACGGCTGCGCGTTCGCCCCGCGCTGCGCCCGCCGCGTCGACGAGTGCGTGGGCGAGCCGCCGGAGCTGGTGCTCACCCACGACGCGCGCAGCTACCGCTGCGTCAACCCGGTGCCGATCCCCGGCCTGACCCCGGAGGCGGACGTCCGCGCCACAGAGCCGACGACGGCCGAGCCGGGTACGGTGCCGGCCCAGGCCGAGCCGGCCGACCCGCCCGCGGTGCCCGGCTTCGGACCGGCTCCGCGCGAGGAGGAGACCCCATGA
- a CDS encoding ABC transporter permease, which translates to MTITGGKKREKIDRLAELSAREDEQGVSLWKEAFRRLRRNPAAIIGVVILAIFVLVAVVGPFFVPYSPTDSIGIREGLVKSGQGIIPGVSADHWLGFDHQGRDEFSRLIVGARQTLLVGVVSTLIGLAVGALIGGVAGAAAGLGGRWGRWIDTTLMRFIDMLLAMPSLLLAVSIAALLGASLTTVMIAVGVVSVPIFARLLRGSMIAQSNSDYVLAATALGVKRSKIALTHVVPNSIAPVIVQATLTLATAIIEAAALSFLGLGNPDSAIPEWGVMLADAQPYLGIRPGLAIYPALGIIITALGFTLLGEAMREALDPKLRK; encoded by the coding sequence ATGACCATCACCGGTGGCAAGAAGCGCGAGAAGATCGACCGGCTCGCCGAGCTGTCCGCCCGCGAGGACGAGCAGGGCGTGAGCCTCTGGAAGGAGGCGTTCCGCCGCCTGCGGCGCAACCCGGCGGCCATCATCGGCGTGGTCATCCTGGCGATCTTCGTCCTGGTCGCGGTGGTCGGGCCGTTCTTCGTCCCGTACAGCCCGACGGACTCGATCGGCATCCGCGAAGGGCTGGTCAAGTCCGGCCAGGGCATCATCCCGGGCGTCTCCGCCGACCACTGGCTGGGCTTCGACCACCAGGGCCGGGACGAGTTCAGCCGGCTGATCGTCGGGGCCCGGCAGACGCTGCTCGTCGGCGTGGTCTCCACCCTGATCGGTCTCGCGGTCGGCGCGCTGATCGGTGGCGTCGCCGGCGCGGCGGCCGGGCTGGGCGGACGCTGGGGCCGCTGGATCGACACCACCCTGATGCGCTTCATCGACATGCTGCTGGCCATGCCGAGCCTGCTGCTCGCGGTGAGCATCGCGGCGCTGCTCGGCGCCAGCCTCACCACCGTGATGATCGCTGTCGGTGTGGTGTCCGTGCCGATCTTCGCCCGGCTGCTGCGCGGCTCGATGATCGCGCAGTCCAACAGCGACTACGTGCTGGCGGCGACGGCGCTCGGCGTGAAGCGGTCGAAGATCGCCCTCACCCACGTGGTGCCGAACTCGATCGCCCCGGTCATCGTCCAGGCCACGCTGACGCTGGCGACCGCGATCATCGAGGCCGCCGCGCTCTCCTTCCTCGGCCTCGGCAACCCCGACTCGGCCATCCCGGAGTGGGGCGTCATGCTCGCCGACGCGCAGCCGTACCTGGGCATCCGGCCCGGCCTGGCCATCTACCCGGCGCTCGGCATCATCATCACCGCGCTCGGCTTCACCCTGCTCGGCGAGGCGATGCGCGAGGCCCTCGACCCGAAGCTGCGGAAGTAG
- a CDS encoding ABC transporter ATP-binding protein → MSDNDILVEVRDLKVHFPIRRGVFFDRTVGHVKAVDGVDLSIPRGKTYGLVGESGCGKSTLGRALLQLTPPTAGEVKFDGVELTTLPAGKLRTMRRRMQMIFQDPMSSLDPRQNVESILTEGLQTHGIGANRDDRRRIIGETLDAVGLPKWALSRYPHEFSGGQRQRIGIARAVVLGPELIVADEPVSALDVSIQAQVVNLLDELQESLGLTYLVIAHDLAVVRHISDIVGVMYLGALVEEAPSDRLYTEPLHPYTRALMSAVPVPDPDVEDRRERILLAGDLPSPANPPSGCRFHTRCPWAQPTRCADERPELRQIGASRVACHWAEQIAAGELRPHEVTAKITRPEGEGEEPGVVSAPSEPGSYV, encoded by the coding sequence ATGAGCGACAACGACATCCTCGTCGAGGTCCGCGACCTGAAGGTGCACTTCCCGATCCGGCGGGGCGTGTTCTTCGACCGGACCGTCGGGCACGTCAAGGCCGTCGACGGGGTCGACCTGAGCATCCCGCGCGGCAAGACGTACGGGCTGGTGGGCGAGTCGGGCTGCGGCAAGTCCACGCTCGGCCGGGCGCTGCTCCAGCTCACCCCGCCGACCGCCGGTGAGGTGAAGTTCGACGGCGTCGAGCTGACCACGCTGCCGGCCGGCAAGCTGCGGACGATGCGCCGCCGGATGCAGATGATCTTCCAGGACCCGATGTCCAGCCTGGACCCCCGGCAGAACGTCGAGTCGATCCTCACCGAGGGCCTCCAGACGCACGGCATCGGCGCCAACCGCGACGACCGGCGACGGATCATCGGCGAGACGCTGGACGCGGTGGGCCTGCCGAAGTGGGCGCTGTCCCGCTACCCGCACGAGTTCTCCGGCGGCCAGCGCCAGCGCATCGGCATCGCCCGCGCGGTGGTCCTCGGCCCGGAGCTGATCGTCGCCGACGAACCGGTCTCCGCGCTCGACGTGTCGATCCAGGCGCAGGTGGTGAACCTGCTGGACGAACTCCAGGAGAGCCTCGGCCTGACCTACCTGGTCATCGCGCACGACCTGGCGGTGGTGCGGCACATCTCCGACATCGTCGGCGTGATGTACCTGGGCGCGCTGGTCGAGGAGGCCCCGAGCGACCGGCTCTACACCGAGCCGCTGCACCCGTACACCCGGGCGCTGATGTCGGCGGTCCCGGTGCCGGACCCGGACGTGGAGGACCGGCGCGAGCGGATCCTGCTCGCCGGGGACCTGCCGTCGCCGGCCAACCCGCCGTCGGGCTGCCGGTTCCACACCCGCTGCCCCTGGGCGCAGCCGACCCGCTGCGCCGACGAGCGGCCGGAACTGCGCCAGATCGGCGCCAGCCGGGTGGCCTGCCACTGGGCCGAGCAGATCGCCGCCGGTGAGCTGCGCCCGCACGAGGTCACCGCGAAGATCACCCGGCCGGAGGGCGAGGGCGAGGAGCCCGGCGTGGTCTCCGCGCCCAGCGAGCCCGGCTCGTACGTCTGA